Proteins encoded by one window of Antechinus flavipes isolate AdamAnt ecotype Samford, QLD, Australia chromosome 4, AdamAnt_v2, whole genome shotgun sequence:
- the POP7 gene encoding ribonuclease P protein subunit p20 produces MAENGELWGASEAELDPVEYTLRKRLPHRLPRRPNDIYVNMKTDFKAQLARCQKLLEGGGGGRGQGGCPEIYIHGLGLAINRAINIALQLQAGSFGALQVAANTSTVELVDELEPETNTREPLTRTRNNSAIHIRVFRVTPK; encoded by the coding sequence ATGGCTGAGAATGGAGAGTTATGGGGAGCCAGTGAGGCTGAACTGGACCCAGTGGAGTACACTCTTCGAAAACGGCTTCCCCATCGTCTTCCCCGAAGACCAAATGACATCTATGTTAATATGAAGACTGACTTCAAGGCCCAGCTGGCTCGATGTCAGAAGCTTCTGGAGGGTGGTGGAGGGGGTAGGGGACAGGGTGGGTGTCCTGAGATTTACATTCATGGCCTGGGCCTGGCCATTAATCGAGCCATCAACATTGCCCTGCAGTTGCAGGCTGGAAGCTTTGGGGCCTTGCAAGTAGCTGCCAACACTTCCACTGTGGAACTGGTAGATGAGCTGGAGCCTGAGACTAACACTCGGGAGCCATTAACCCGAACCCGAAATAACTCGGCCATCCATATTCGAGTCTTCCGTGTTACACCCAAGTAG